The sequence tgaacaagtttcagagaacttccagactaggatggattaggaagaaaggccttgtgatctctTTCCTAAAATCAGCCCGCAAAGATATAATCCCCAATCAATCATGGGGGTGGTAAGGAGCATTTCATTCTGTgttccccatgagttgggggacTGAttttacagcagctaacaacaacaacacaagaaataaagcacacgacttttaaaaataatttttgaatgttAATGAAAATTAACAACATCTAAGCCATAAATCAAAGAACAACAAATTTCAAAATGCCAAGacgatatataatatatatttcacAAAGGAATTACGTcgggaatcaataacagaagacaCTTTCCTGCCCCCTAAAAGtcaaatatttgggaaaaaaatgtttttaaaacccAAAGAGCGTTGGAGAAAATCGTAATGAAAATTACACAGCACTTAAAACTCAAAcataatgcacacccatgtttattgcaacactgtttacaatagctaaaagctggaagcaaccaaggtgtccatcaactgatgaatggataaattgtggtatatttacacaatggaatactatgcatcgatagaaaacaatgatgagtctgtgaaacatttcataacatggaggaacctggaaggcattatgctgagtgaaattagatgcaaaagcacaaacattgtataagaccactattataagatcttgagaaatagtttaactgagaagaacacattcttttgtggttatgaaaggggggaggaagggagggtgggagagggttatttactgattagatagtagataagaactactttaggtgaagggaaggacaacactcaacacggGAGAGGTCAGCACCACTGGAGTGGGCCAAAagcattttcctgaataaactgagtgcttcgaaggtcagcagagcaggggcgggggtttggggactatggcttcaggggacatctaagtcaattggcaaaataaattctattaagaaaacattctgcatcccactttgaagtgtggcatctggggtcttaaatgctagtaagcggccatctaagatgcatcaatgagccttaacacacctggatcaaaggagaatgaagaacactaaggtcacaaggtaattatgagcccaagagacagaaagggctatgtGAACTAGAGACCACATaatctggagaccagaagaactagatggtgcccggccacaaccgatgactgccctgacagggagcacaacagagaacccctgagggagcagaacagtgggatgcagaccccaaattcttataaaaagaccagacttaatggtctaagactagaagaatcccagcagatatggtccccaaaccttctgttggcccaggacaggaaccactcccaaggccaacttatcagacatggattggaccggacaatgggttggagagaaacgctgatgaggagtgagctacttgcatcaggtggacacttgagactgtgttggtgtctcctgtctggagggtagaggggttagaaactgtcaaaatggtcacgaaagaagagactggaaggagggagcaggctgactcattggggggagGGTAAGtggaagtatgtagtaaggtgtatgtaagtttgtatgtgagagactgacttgatttgtaaacgttcacttaaagcacaataaaaattatttaaaaaaagctcaaacatAATGAAAATACAATGTATCAAAATCAGTGGGATGAAACTAACACTCAACTCATAGGGAAATATtacaagaaagaatgaaaactAATGAGCTAAGTAGCTAACttaaaaattggggaaaaaaatagaataacaccaaaaaggagagaggaaataataaaaaagaaggaaaaaattaattatttcactcagtgtaatgtcctctaaattcatccattttgtgagctgTCTTGCAgattcgtcattattctttatcattatgtagtattccattgtgtgtacgtaccacgcTTCGtcaatccattcatctgttgatgggcacttaggttgtttccatctttttgctattgtgaaaactgatggaatgaatatgggtgtgcctattcagtatatcttttttggagcgtacttttggttttatatcagaGAAGTCTTTGCCAAATTTAAGATCACAAAAATTTTCTCTAAAAATCAATTGTACGTGATCATATGGGTCTGTTCCTGGCCTTACGagtctattccattgatctgtttGTGTCTCCTTTCACTAATAGCACACTGTCTTCATTACTGTAGCATGATAATAATTCCTAAAATCAGATAGTtaaagtcctccaactttgttcttcaaaGTTACTTAGACTATTCTAGATCCTTTTTCTGTGTAAATTCTAGAGTCAGCTTTTCAGTTTCTACATAGGGCCTGCTGGaatttttattcatatttccttggcttaactgTGGATGACTGAAATCTTAACAATATGCAGTCTTCCAATCCTGAACATGATATATCCCTTTGTTTATTTAAGCCTTCTGAAGTTTATTTCAGtgatatttcatatttttcagaATAAAGGTCTTGCACATGTTTTTTCAGATTTCTAAGGATATCATGTTTTTGATGTTAttataaatgacttttttttttctttctggttgtcACTAAACTCACTTATTATTTCTGGTACCTTTGTAAAAATacattccataggattttctacatagatgatCATGCCTCTGTGAGTTagggtagttttatttctttctgatcGGAatgtcttttagttttttttcttgccttattgccctagctagaccctccagtacagtgttgaataggGGTGATGAGAGCAGACAGCCTTACCATTTCCCTTATTCTAGGGAGAATGAATTCAGtccttcaccattaagtatgatgttactAGTATGTTTTTTTGTCGACACTCTTTATGaggttaaggaatttcccttctatccaTATACTGCTGATAGTTTTATCAGAAATGGTTGTTGAAATTTATCAAgtgctttttctgtgtctgttGAAACtatcatgttttaaaatttttattctccTAATATGGTTAACTACACTGCCCCCTTACAGAGGCAAAACCGTTTTAAATATTGTACTTGATGCTCCAAAATTATGAGGTTTACCCTCTGACTGGTGGGAACAGTAAGTATTCTAAGCTCTGTGCAATCTccgtattgttgttaggtgctgttgaggcagttctgacttacagcgaccctgtgtacaacagaacaaaacactgcctagtcctatgccatcctcagaatctttactatgtttgagcccattgttgcagccactgtgtcagtccatctcattgagggtcttcctcttttttgctgaccctctactttaccaagcatgatgtccttcttcagggagtggtccctcctgataacatgtccaaagtacatgaaatgaattctcaccatcctagcttccaaggagtactctggttgtatttcttccaagacagacttgtttgttcttctggcattccatggtatattcagtattcttctccagcaccatggttcaaaggcattaattcttctttggtctttcgtattcattgtccagttttcacatacatacgaggcaatttaaaatatcatgtcttgggtcacgcacaccttaatcctcaaagtaacatctttgcttttttaacactttaaagatgtcttttgcagcatatttgcccaatgcaatacatcatttgatttcctgactgctgcttccatgagcgttgattacggctccaagtaaaatgagatcattgatgtcagtcttttctccacttaccgtgatgttgcttattggttcaattgtgaggatttgtATTGTAACAAATTTACTAATATTTATTGGAAGAACACAGAGCCGATATCATAAATATTACCAAGGATAAAGACTAAGGTGAGAGAATTTGTCCTACTAGATATAAATGGTTATTATAGTCAAAATGTTAGTGGTTCAGACCTACTCGGAGGTGACTCAGAAGAcagtcttggtgatctgctccagaaaGGCcgtagccatggaaaccctagggagcagttctactctgtacatattgggttgctatgagttggaatcaactcgatggcagctaacactaACAACAACTAATTACGACAGGATTTGGCAGAtatgtggaaaaatataccattggAACTGAATAGTGAGAATAGAGACAGACCTACaaattatatgaaaatattttatatggcaAAGCTGGCAATATAGATCCATAGAGAAAGGACGAGTACTTCAATTAGTAGTGCTGGGACAATTAGTTATCCATGTGGGATGAGTAAACTAAAAAAGTGATACATGCCTCAGGCCACATACAAAAAATAATTCCATGTGGCTGAAGAACTTGAATGGGATAAGCAAACTGTTACatttgaaagagagagagagaatatttttATCCTTGGCGTGGTATGCTTATGACATAAAAAGATTAATCAATTTTGCAGTGAAAAAGCAAGCCACAAACTCAGAGAATATGTTTCACACAAATGATGAATAATTTGTTTCTAGAATATATAaacctacccactgccgtcgagtcgattccgactcatagtgaccgtataagacagagtagaactgccccatagagtttccaaggagtgcctggtggatttgaactgccgacctcttggttagcagctgtagcacttaaccactacgccaccagggtttcctcagaatatataaagtactTCTAAAatcattcataaaaaaaaattccagtagaaaatggagaaaagccAGGAATAGGTATTTTGTAGACATAAGCATGGAAAAGGGTTCACCTCCATTAGTAATTAGGCAATTACTGTTTACACCAccaatgagatgccatttcacaTGACACGATTGGCAAGCACTAAAAACTGGACAATACCAAGTTAAAACGAGGGCGTGTGGTAATGAGAACTGTTATTTCCCACTGGAGGGAGTGCAAGTTGGTACAAGCATTTTGTAAAATAGTTTGGCAGTATCTAATACAGATATCCCCTGAAGCTGAGCAATTCTACCCCTAAGTCTACACCTAGAGACATCCTAGGACATGGGCACCAGGAAACATGTACAAGGATATTCATGGCAGAGCTGTACCACTGTTTATAGTAGAGAAAAAccagaaacaactgaaatgtgcaaaaaccagttaatacataCACTGGGTTCCATTTAATCAGGAAAGCGAATATATGACATCAACCGTGAACATCAGGTAAGTAGTGAAACGAGTCACAGAACACATTTCATAGGAGGCcgtttatataaaaccaaaacaggcaaaactaaacaATATGCTACTGATTTGACTACTTATGTATCTGAACCTAAAAAAATATAAAGGAATCATCGTTTTAAAATCAATTCAGAATTAGTGGTGTCTGTGAGAATGAGATGGGAATGAGGGCAGAGCACACTGGTGGCTTCGAATCTATTGTAATAGGCAGCAGAACTAACAGCAGAAATTCCCTAACACCTAATGCATAGGtatgtaattgttatgattatttAAAATAGAGTCATatcaggagccctgctggtgcagtggttaaagcttggctgctaaccaaaaaggtcagcagtttgaacccaccagccacttcgcaggagaaacatgtggcaatctgcttccataaagatttacagccttggaaaccctatgaagcaggtctgctctgtcttttagggttgctatgagtcaaaatagaccacagcagtgggttttggtttgagtATACACCATATACTGCTATGCACATATGTGtttcatagttttaaaaaaagcatGATGTATAAGAGATAAGGTAGAGGAAGAAGCTGGGAATACCTTGCAGGGTGCTAgcttgggtggctgggtgggtgatGACACCATTATCAGAATCAGGGAACACAGGAAGAGGGGCATGTTTAAGAGTTAAGTTTTATTTTGACTTTGATTTTGAAAGTGTTGAGGATGAAATGCCCCTGAGGTACCGAAGAGTAGATGTCCAGGAAGGTGTATCAGGAGCTCGGAAGACAAGTCAGTGCTGCAGGTATAGACCTGTACAATAAATACGAGTTGAAAACATGAGGCAATAGGAGACGAAAAAGCCAGAAAAGACGCACTGTCTCTAAAACCTAAGCTCGTTCACTGCAGCTGTCTCCTAAGCCAAGCCAGGTTTTCCCTGCTGATTTCCTGTCTCCAGCCTTATTCTGAGACTTCAGATTCCTCAGTGATTGCCatccatgtcctttggactttttTGGCATAATGTTTTTTCACTTTTGTCCTTGTGTTTCATTTCTGCGGCCATCAGATTAATTTACATTCTCAACATCTTGTTTCTGAGCTGTTACCAGGCCTTTGAACGGATACATGCATATGCATATTTAGATATACACAGGCTATCCAATCTTGTGATTTATTAGTCGTTTTAGTATATTTCTTTAATGCTGTTGAAACCATGTACTGAACAGGATCTAAATAGATGTTTAAGGAGAATTTTTGAAAGGTGATGCTTCAAATGTTCATAGCATGTATTAAGTCTAGCTTCACTGGTAAGCAAATGGATGAAACTTAAAAAGcaattaaatgagatgacattTCACCTATCAACTGACGaacatttaaaataatgataTTGAAACTCTTTTTGAGCAGTGAGTGATATGGTTGGTCTCCTTGGGCAGCAGGGGGGAAGGAGCAGTGTGAGTTGCTACAACCTTCCCAGAAGGCAGTTTGGCAGTGTGTATGTTGTGAGATATGTTCATATCATATCCTTAGTCACAGTATTTTCACTTCAGGGAGTCTAGCTTAGGGAAGTATTCAGATATGGAGACAAAAATTTTATAAGAATATTTTTCACTGTGTTTAGTAAAAAATTGCAAACAACCTGGCTATCCAATAATagaagaatgaattaaaaattatTCTATAGTGTAATATTATATGGTTCCTCAAATtgtgatttccaaggctgttagtGAGTTGTGAGAGCACTGAGAGTctgaaaactgaaaaaccaaTTCATACAACATAGTGTCATTAAAAAATAAGTCTATCTGCATGTAAAATAATAGAACCAAATAAAACTAAATATAGAGTTATTATCTCTGGTGATGGAATAATTAtcgatttttttccatccttcattATCTATTTTTATCCAATTTTTATTCAGAGAATCtattatgtatataattttaaatacatgAAACATTATTAGAGGTGATTATTATTAAAGACATTTCTGATTAAATttttaatctttccctttttAAGGATGCTGTCATGAAGCAGACAAGTTCCAACACCCCTGAAGGTCCTTCTCTACCTGACGTACCAGAGTGTAGGAGTACCTCTGAGCTTAGAAATGATGTCAGTAAACGTGAAACAGCTCCTAAAATTTCAAACTTAAATTTCACCATCAAGAAACAATGTCATTTCACATTTACTTTGAATGAAAGCTCCAGGAAATTAGACCTTTGTGTGCTTAATGCATATGGCAAACCGAACGAGAGCATCTTCTCAGCTCTGAAAGCTAATGACACTTTcaagaaaaggatggaaaatcATTCTAATAAGAACATTATTGTttatggagaaaaagaaatagatggaTGTATAAATTTAGGAATGCCTCTCAAGTGCCTGCCTAGAGATTCTCATTTTAGAGTAACATTTGGTGAAAGAAACAGTAACCAGCAAGAAGGTGGACAGATATTACGTCATTGTGAAGACCCGAACATTGAATGCATTCTTTTTCACGTTGTTGCTGTTGGGAAGAGTATAAAGAAGATTCTTAAGGTCAAGGAACTTCATGTAAAAGGAGGTACACTTTGTATCTATGCCTTGAAGGGTGAGACTATCAAAGAAGCTCTGTGTAAAGATGGCAGGTTTCGTTCTGACCTCAATGAACTTGAATGGAAGCTAATGGAAGGTCATAAGAACATTCATGAAAAAGAGTCCCCAGTGGAAGAAGTGTCTCGAAAAGTCTTAGAAATGCACATCTTTAGAGGAGGACCTGTGAAGGACAATACTCGTGAAAATCCTGGATGGAAGAAagacaacagagaaaaaaaaattcaatcccaAAGTCTAAGGcatgatattgaaggaaaaaatcatGGAACACAGTCTATTCTTTGTCATCACAGTTCTGATGAAGAATATGGGGAACTGAACTCACAAAGACCCGGTCTGTGTAGGCAGCACACTATTAATCAGGATATCCAGGAGGATGCAACTAATCTCTGGCTAAAGAACTTCCAAAAATTGAACACTATAATGCAACGATATCCAAATTTTAATGAAGCTCCACTTTGGTTGGGAGAATATTTTAGGGAAGAACAGAAGCAGGGAAAAGTGACACCATCTGAACAATTCAAAGTATATGAAAAGAACTTTGGAAAAGAGACTGCAAATTCTAACTCAGTTGCAACCTATGAATGTCTTATTCCTCTTAGTAAGTCAGTTGGGTTCATAACATGGAACAATAATGGGAACACTGGCAATGCTACTGGCTTTCACTTGAAGGGTGGTTATATTTTGACCTGTCTACATGTCGTATATCACATTGTGGGTGAAGACACACATCCAAATAAGTGGCCAGATATAATTAGTAATTGTGCAGAGTTAACTTTCACTTATGAAAAGTTTTGCCCTACTCGGAGCGATTGGTTTTCTTTTGAGCCATGGTGTGAAGTGTATGATGGAACTCTAGATTATGTCATTTTAAaactaaaagaagatggaaatgcATTTCCTCCAGACCTATATAGGCAAATTGACCCTCACCCATCTagtggtttggtttatttaattGGTCACCCagaaggcaatatcaagaaaataGATGATTGTGCAGTGATTCCTGTAAGTCAACGGCTCAGGAAGTATCCAGTGTGTCAAGATGGGCGGATAGAAAGCAGTGTTGTCACTAATAATGCTTGCCCTATGTTTACTAAAAGAAGTTTCCAGTCAGAGCTTTGGAGCACTGACATGCTTAGTTATGACACTTGTTTCTCCAGCGGGTCCTCTGGCTCCCCGGTGTTTACTGAATCTGGCAAGTTGGTTGCTGTGCATGCCTTCGGGCATTTTTATGGACACGTGAATAAGGCTTATGCCCTTATTGAATTTGGTTATTCTATGTGTTCTATCATTTGTGACATTCAACAGAAAAATGAGAGCTTTTATAAGTTTTTAGTtaggaaggaaaatgaaaaccacaatgaagaaaaaaataaacaagggtCATTGTCTCAAGATCATCAGATTGAACCCATGGAATGGGTGGGATGCTTATAAAGTGAATCAACAAATATGGCAGAGATGTACGGATAATGCTAAAAATGTGGTATTCTTAAAACGAATACTATTGGAAATCCGTATTATAATTATTTACTTATAAGCCTATTCAAGTCCCCATAGTACTATTCAAGAGAAGGCTCTCCTTTCTTAATTCCTATCTATTGAATAACAGGGAATCAGGTCCTCCTCTCAGCTTTTGACTCATTCTTTCTGTAC comes from Elephas maximus indicus isolate mEleMax1 chromosome 7, mEleMax1 primary haplotype, whole genome shotgun sequence and encodes:
- the FAM111B gene encoding serine protease FAM111B; translation: MNFIKTEENKSFSDSENDQGSRPKFSEDAVMKQTSSNTPEGPSLPDVPECRSTSELRNDVSKRETAPKISNLNFTIKKQCHFTFTLNESSRKLDLCVLNAYGKPNESIFSALKANDTFKKRMENHSNKNIIVYGEKEIDGCINLGMPLKCLPRDSHFRVTFGERNSNQQEGGQILRHCEDPNIECILFHVVAVGKSIKKILKVKELHVKGGTLCIYALKGETIKEALCKDGRFRSDLNELEWKLMEGHKNIHEKESPVEEVSRKVLEMHIFRGGPVKDNTRENPGWKKDNREKKIQSQSLRHDIEGKNHGTQSILCHHSSDEEYGELNSQRPGLCRQHTINQDIQEDATNLWLKNFQKLNTIMQRYPNFNEAPLWLGEYFREEQKQGKVTPSEQFKVYEKNFGKETANSNSVATYECLIPLSKSVGFITWNNNGNTGNATGFHLKGGYILTCLHVVYHIVGEDTHPNKWPDIISNCAELTFTYEKFCPTRSDWFSFEPWCEVYDGTLDYVILKLKEDGNAFPPDLYRQIDPHPSSGLVYLIGHPEGNIKKIDDCAVIPVSQRLRKYPVCQDGRIESSVVTNNACPMFTKRSFQSELWSTDMLSYDTCFSSGSSGSPVFTESGKLVAVHAFGHFYGHVNKAYALIEFGYSMCSIICDIQQKNESFYKFLVRKENENHNEEKNKQGSLSQDHQIEPMEWVGCL